In one Cervus elaphus chromosome 9, mCerEla1.1, whole genome shotgun sequence genomic region, the following are encoded:
- the LOC122699158 gene encoding histone H2A type 3 → MSGRGKQGGKARAKAKSRSSRAGLQFPVGRVHRLLRKGNYSERVGAGAPVYLAAVLEYLTAEILELAGNAARDNKKTRIIPRHLQLAIRNDEELNKLLGRVTIAQGGVLPNIQAVLLPKKTESHHKAKGK, encoded by the coding sequence ATGTCCGGCCGAGGCAAACAGGGCGGTAAGGCGCGCGCGAAAGCGAAGTCGCGCTCCTCGCGCGCGGGCTTGCAGTTTCCTGTGGGCCGAGTGCATCGGCTGCTTCGCAAAGGTAACTATTCTGAACGTGTGGGTGCTGGCGCGCCTGTTTATTTGGCAGCAGTGTTGGAGTACCTGACGGCTGAGATCCTAGAGCTGGCGGGCAACGCGGCGCGGGACAACAAGAAAACGCGTATTATCCCACGCCATCTTCAGTTGGCCATCCGTAACGACGAAGAGCTCAACAAGCTCCTGGGCCGCGTGACCATCGCGCAGGGCGGTGTCCTGCCCAACATCCAGGCCGTGCTACTGCCCAAGAAAACGGAGAGCCACCACAAGGCCAAGGGCAAGTGA
- the LOC122700848 gene encoding histone H3.1 has protein sequence MARTKQTARKSTGGKAPRKQLAIKVARKSAPVTGGMKKPHRYRPGTVALREIRRYQKSTELLIRKLPFQRLVREIAQDFKTDLRFQSSAVMALQEACESYLVSLFEDTNVCAIHANRVTIMPKDIQLARRIRGERA, from the coding sequence ATGGCCCGAACGAAGCAAACTGCCCGGAAGTCCACTGGCGGCAAAGCGCCTCGTAAGCAGCTAGCTATCAAAGTTGCTCGCAAGAGTGCCCCAGTTACCGGTGGCATGAAGAAGCCACATCGCTATCGGCCTGGAACCGTAGCACTGCGGGAGATCCGCCGCTACCAGAAGTCTACCGAACTTCTGATTCGGAAGCTGCCGTTTCAGCGCCTGGTGCGGGAAATTGCGCAGGATTTCAAAACCGATCTGCGCTTCCAGAGTTCCGCTGTGATGGCACTGCAGGAGGCTTGTGAGTCGTATCTAGTCAGTCTCTTCGAAGACACCAATGTGTGTGCCATCCATGCTAATCGTGTCACCATCATGCCTAAGGATATCCAGCTGGCACGGCGAATTCGTGGAGAGCGTGCCTAG
- the LOC122699159 gene encoding histone H2B type 3-B, translated as MPDPSKSAPAPKKGSKKAVTKAQKKDGKKRKRSRKESYSIYVYKVLKQVHPDTGISSKAMGIMNSFVNDIFERIASEASRLAHYNKRSTITSREVQTAVRLLLPGELAKHAVSEGTKAVTKYTSSK; from the coding sequence ATGCCTGATCCGTCCAAATCAGCTCCCGCACCCAAGAAGGGCTCCAAGAAAGCTGTTACTAAAGCGCAGAAGAAGGATGGCAAAAAGCGTAAGCGCAGCCGCAAAGAGAGTTATTCCATCTACGTGTATAAGGTGTTGAAGCAAGTGCACCCGGACACCGGGATCTCTTCCAAGGCAATGGGCATCATGAACTCGTTCGTGAACGACATCTTCGAGCGCATCGCTAGCGAGGCCTCCCGTTTGGCGCACTATAACAAGCGTTCTACCATCACGTCCCGGGAGGTGCAGACGGCTGTGCGCCTGCTGTTGCCCGGCGAGTTGGCCAAACACGCTGTTTCGGAAGGTACCAAAGCCGTCACCAAATATACCAGCTCTAAATGA